In a single window of the Campylobacter iguaniorum genome:
- a CDS encoding CheR family methyltransferase, with the protein MSEFICDANSLQTILDITKKISGNDLSSKKDILKNRIISFAAENSLPNIEALISRLSYNNPLRQDFLNLITINETYFFRELKQLKSVIDYANSSDGMVKILCAPCSSGEEVYSLGILAKSIGIDKFKLQIIGIDINSEVIEKCTSGIYTQRALQYLNEAQKQTYFTSVEDKFKIKKELMPRVEFKLINIFDDSIFKLGMFDMILSRNMLIYFDESYRLNAIERFHKLLKPYGRLYVGHADLVPYTDIYRKISDFNTSYYEKL; encoded by the coding sequence ATGAGTGAATTTATATGTGATGCAAACAGCCTACAAACCATACTAGACATAACCAAAAAAATCAGTGGAAACGACCTATCTAGCAAAAAAGATATACTCAAAAATAGGATTATAAGCTTTGCGGCTGAAAACTCATTGCCAAACATAGAAGCACTGATTTCAAGGCTATCATATAATAATCCACTTAGGCAAGATTTTTTAAATTTAATAACCATAAATGAGACATATTTTTTTAGAGAGTTAAAACAGCTCAAATCAGTCATTGACTATGCAAACAGTAGCGATGGTATGGTAAAAATCCTCTGCGCGCCTTGTAGTAGCGGGGAGGAAGTTTATTCGCTTGGCATACTTGCTAAAAGCATAGGCATAGATAAATTTAAACTCCAAATCATAGGCATCGATATAAACTCAGAAGTCATAGAAAAATGCACTAGCGGGATCTACACTCAAAGAGCGTTGCAATACCTAAACGAGGCACAAAAACAAACATATTTCACAAGCGTGGAAGATAAATTTAAAATCAAAAAAGAGCTTATGCCAAGAGTTGAGTTTAAGCTTATCAATATATTTGATGATAGTATATTTAAGCTTGGAATGTTTGATATGATTTTATCAAGAAATATGCTTATATATTTTGATGAGAGCTACAGACTTAATGCAATAGAGAGATTTCACAAGCTCCTAAAACCTTATGGAAGACTATATGTCGGACATGCGGATCTAGTGCCATACACTGATATTTATAGGAAAATATCAGATTTTAACACAAGCTATTATGAGAAGTTATAG
- a CDS encoding MFS transporter, whose protein sequence is MKYLALLRFNANFRILTIIQLICYFGMWFSHTGIFTLLIELKAPVWAVTAAAAMAFIPNVLLAPINGIIIDKFSPKPMLIFLMAVETVTVFMLIFIDNLSFLWLLLVLIFIRMGVGVTYFQVEMSLLPKILSKKNIKMANEIHSIIWAVSYTAGMGLAGVFIYYFGIKAAFLFDFGLYIIGLLALTKIKVPPMIKSGTSKALSMMKEGLAYIKSNPLLMHLICLHAFVGATAYDNLIALMANYKYKEVMSISLIIGFMNMVRAVSLILGPIMLSKFTNAKTLYWLFWGQFIGIALWAVLQFNFYVGFIGLIAAGFWTSTIWSFTFTMLQNNCDKKFYGRVIAYNDMIYFIVSASTSVLIGFAYEIGISLPVITFIIGFMFFIGAFYYKFVYEKYKL, encoded by the coding sequence ATAAAATATTTAGCACTGCTTAGATTTAATGCAAACTTTAGAATTCTTACGATAATTCAGCTTATTTGCTACTTTGGTATGTGGTTTTCGCATACTGGGATTTTTACTCTTTTAATCGAGCTAAAAGCTCCAGTTTGGGCGGTCACTGCAGCTGCGGCGATGGCGTTTATACCAAATGTTTTGCTAGCTCCGATAAATGGAATTATAATAGATAAATTTAGCCCAAAACCGATGCTAATTTTTCTTATGGCTGTCGAGACCGTGACTGTTTTTATGCTGATTTTTATAGATAATCTTAGCTTTTTGTGGTTGCTTCTAGTGCTAATATTTATCAGAATGGGCGTGGGAGTGACGTATTTCCAAGTCGAGATGAGCTTGCTTCCAAAGATACTCAGCAAGAAAAATATCAAAATGGCAAACGAAATCCACTCCATCATCTGGGCTGTTTCATATACTGCTGGAATGGGATTAGCAGGAGTTTTTATATATTATTTTGGGATTAAGGCTGCTTTTTTGTTTGATTTCGGTCTTTATATCATTGGACTACTTGCTTTAACCAAGATAAAAGTCCCGCCTATGATAAAATCAGGCACCTCAAAAGCTCTATCGATGATGAAAGAGGGACTTGCATATATCAAGTCAAATCCGCTTTTGATGCACCTTATTTGTCTGCATGCTTTTGTTGGGGCTACTGCATATGACAATCTAATAGCTTTAATGGCAAATTACAAGTATAAAGAGGTCATGAGTATATCTCTTATCATCGGTTTTATGAATATGGTAAGGGCGGTTTCTTTGATACTTGGGCCAATTATGCTTAGTAAATTTACAAATGCGAAAACACTTTACTGGCTGTTTTGGGGGCAGTTTATAGGTATTGCTTTGTGGGCTGTTTTGCAATTTAATTTTTATGTTGGGTTTATCGGACTTATCGCTGCTGGATTTTGGACATCGACGATTTGGTCATTTACATTTACCATGCTTCAAAACAACTGCGATAAGAAATTTTATGGCAGAGTCATAGCCTATAATGATATGATATATTTCATCGTCTCAGCTTCGACTTCTGTGCTTATCGGATTTGCTTATGAGATAGGAATAAGTCTGCCTGTGATTACATTTATCATTGGTTTTATGTTTTTTATCGGTGCGTTTTACTATAAATTTGTTTATGAGAAGTATAAACTATAA
- a CDS encoding dehypoxanthine futalosine cyclase — MNRLSVEEALNLIENASLQELGEMALAKKLELHPDKITTFIVDRNINYTNACFVDCKFCAFYRHVNENDAYILSYEEIDQKIDELIAIRGTQILFQGGVHPKLKIDWYEDLVEHIATKYPNITIHGFSAVELDYIAKISKISTLEALKRLQVKGLYSMPGAGAEILSDRVRDIVAPKKCDSDTWLRIHKEAHCIGMKTTATMMFGTVETDREIVEHWDKIRKLQDETGGFRAFILWSFQSANTKLIDEHPEIKKQSPNRYLRLLAVARLFLDNFKNIQSSWVTQGSYIGQLALKFGANDLGSTMMEENVVKAAGASFRMNQDEMIALIKDIGENPAKRNTNYDILERF, encoded by the coding sequence TTGAACAGATTAAGCGTAGAAGAAGCACTAAATTTGATTGAAAATGCCAGCTTACAAGAGCTTGGCGAGATGGCACTAGCTAAAAAACTAGAGCTTCACCCAGACAAAATAACAACATTTATAGTAGATAGAAACATAAACTACACAAACGCTTGCTTCGTGGATTGCAAATTTTGTGCATTTTACAGACATGTCAATGAAAATGACGCTTATATACTAAGCTATGAAGAGATAGATCAAAAAATAGACGAACTAATAGCAATAAGAGGCACCCAAATCCTCTTCCAAGGCGGTGTCCATCCAAAACTCAAGATTGATTGGTATGAAGATTTGGTCGAGCATATAGCTACAAAATATCCAAATATAACTATACACGGATTTTCTGCAGTCGAGCTAGATTATATAGCCAAAATCTCGAAAATCTCAACACTAGAAGCACTTAAACGCTTGCAAGTAAAGGGGCTATATAGCATGCCAGGAGCTGGCGCTGAGATACTTAGTGACCGCGTAAGAGACATAGTCGCACCCAAAAAATGTGATAGCGATACTTGGCTAAGAATCCATAAAGAAGCCCACTGCATCGGTATGAAAACAACAGCTACAATGATGTTTGGCACGGTTGAGACAGATAGAGAAATCGTCGAGCACTGGGATAAAATCCGCAAACTCCAAGACGAAACTGGCGGATTTAGAGCTTTTATACTTTGGAGCTTCCAATCAGCAAATACAAAACTCATAGACGAGCACCCTGAAATCAAAAAACAATCACCAAATCGCTATTTAAGATTGCTTGCAGTCGCAAGACTGTTTTTGGATAATTTCAAAAATATCCAAAGTAGCTGGGTAACTCAAGGCTCATATATAGGCCAGCTTGCGCTTAAATTTGGAGCAAATGACTTAGGCTCTACAATGATGGAAGAAAACGTCGTCAAGGCAGCTGGAGCTAGCTTTAGAATGAATCAAGATGAGATGATAGCCCTCATCAAAGACATAGGTGAAAATCCAGCCAAAAGAAACACAAACTACGATATTTTAGAGAGATTTTAA